In Gimesia benthica, a single window of DNA contains:
- a CDS encoding PSD1 and planctomycete cytochrome C domain-containing protein, whose translation MKQLFRITFACLLLVCLACFSTSAEEPTTNATKKPQFSPEQLEFFEKSIRPLLAEHCYECHSGQAKRLEGGLRLDSRALVMKGGDSGSSIQLKTPHDSLLLEAVRYESFEMPPNTRLKQAQIDALTRWVEMGLPWPEEKAPEDNTQTEAFDLQQRRQTHWAWKDLKPVPLPAVRNQGWSAHPVDHFILAGLEAKELAPAAAADKRTLLRRLYFDLIGLPPTPAQIDEYLNDKSPNATAKVVDQLLASPHFGERWARHWLDLMRYAESRGHEFDNDAPNAWQYRDYVIRALNSDLPYDQFVTEHIAGDLLPEPRLNPESGFNESVLATAFWFLGEWVHSPVDIRKDETDRFDNAIDVMTKSFLGMTVACARCHDHKFDAISTRDYYALYGYLQSSNYHQVRFESMEHNRSIAAKAEQLHQRQQALLKVKLKAAFQDEVQNFSRYYESASELVRQTKSPESEQLLQSKAEKQELNPAILKRWVAFLQNNKTAEEELKAAIMLEAGVPASLAPASPFGPGKPESPERTIVNYDTCSPEDFIVDGFTFGLAPRPRGTLLLDPDSKALSLKVQTEGAAIRDPLWNNLEDVKTPQMIQKNRLRSYPRAGRTLRTPTFEVKGSVAYRVKGSCWVYACVDSHRLLFGPLHGSTLKKVDADKAGKPLWVFHDLSRYNGHRVHLEFTPIGKEPLEVYQVKYAAKFPEPDLTSISLQTPQVQQAFTDAFQEFCDTTDKPSSQTTALINWILAHPDLFSDPEDSDRKALQQSIRDYQSERDQLQKRIQNKSRTAMAIMDGSAENDHVLIRGSHQNQGPVVERRFLEALEGTSPQVTGSGRLELAREINDPANPLTHRVIVNRIWAHLFGRGIVPSVDNFGVLGERPSHPELLDFLALKFLEQDRSIKQMIKYLVLSKTYQQASQTSLDVAEIDPDNVLLYKMPLKRLEGEAIRDALLSISGRLQPELFGPSVPIHLTKFMDGRGKPPVNGPLDGDGRRSIYIQVRRNFLSPMMLAYDTPSPFSTMGRRNVSNVPAQALIMMNDPFVIQQARLWGEHITKNPKLTSDQERIRWMYESALGRPPAQAELQAAEQFLQAQRTTNPAAQPAETWGELGHVIFNLKEFIYVF comes from the coding sequence ATGAAGCAACTTTTTCGAATTACCTTTGCCTGCCTGCTGCTGGTCTGCCTCGCCTGTTTCTCGACTTCCGCAGAAGAACCAACCACCAACGCCACGAAGAAACCACAGTTCTCTCCCGAACAGCTGGAGTTCTTCGAAAAATCAATTCGCCCCCTGCTCGCCGAACATTGTTATGAATGCCACAGTGGGCAGGCCAAACGCCTTGAAGGGGGACTGCGCCTCGATTCGCGTGCTCTGGTGATGAAGGGAGGCGACTCAGGTTCTTCGATTCAACTCAAAACGCCCCACGACAGCCTGCTGCTGGAAGCGGTGCGTTATGAATCCTTTGAAATGCCCCCCAACACTCGATTGAAACAGGCACAGATCGACGCGCTGACCCGCTGGGTTGAAATGGGCCTCCCCTGGCCCGAAGAGAAAGCCCCTGAAGATAACACACAGACTGAAGCCTTCGATCTTCAGCAGCGCCGCCAGACACACTGGGCCTGGAAAGACCTGAAGCCAGTCCCTCTTCCTGCCGTTCGAAATCAGGGCTGGTCCGCTCATCCCGTCGATCATTTCATCCTAGCCGGCCTGGAAGCAAAGGAACTCGCCCCCGCCGCGGCTGCCGATAAACGGACTCTGCTCCGGAGACTCTACTTCGACCTGATCGGCCTGCCCCCGACTCCCGCGCAGATTGATGAATACCTGAATGACAAATCTCCCAATGCAACCGCGAAAGTAGTCGATCAGCTGCTCGCGTCCCCGCACTTTGGGGAACGCTGGGCCCGTCACTGGCTCGACCTGATGCGTTATGCTGAATCCCGGGGCCACGAGTTCGATAACGACGCCCCCAACGCCTGGCAGTACCGCGACTATGTGATCCGGGCTCTGAATTCCGATCTGCCCTACGATCAATTTGTCACGGAACATATCGCCGGCGACCTGTTACCCGAACCACGTCTGAACCCGGAGAGTGGTTTCAACGAATCGGTCCTTGCGACCGCCTTCTGGTTCCTGGGCGAATGGGTGCACTCTCCGGTCGATATCCGCAAAGACGAAACCGATCGCTTCGACAATGCCATTGATGTCATGACCAAATCTTTCCTGGGCATGACCGTGGCCTGTGCCCGCTGTCACGATCATAAATTCGATGCAATCTCCACCCGTGACTATTACGCTCTCTACGGCTATCTGCAGAGCAGCAATTATCACCAGGTCCGCTTTGAGTCGATGGAGCACAATCGTTCCATCGCCGCGAAGGCAGAACAGTTACATCAACGTCAACAGGCGCTGCTCAAAGTGAAACTCAAAGCCGCATTTCAGGACGAAGTCCAGAACTTCTCCCGTTATTACGAGAGTGCATCCGAACTGGTCCGGCAGACAAAGTCTCCCGAAAGCGAACAACTGCTGCAGTCAAAAGCTGAAAAACAGGAGCTCAACCCGGCGATCCTCAAACGCTGGGTCGCTTTCCTGCAGAACAACAAAACCGCGGAAGAGGAACTGAAGGCCGCCATCATGCTGGAGGCGGGCGTCCCCGCTTCATTGGCTCCCGCCAGTCCCTTTGGACCGGGCAAACCGGAATCACCCGAGCGGACTATCGTCAATTATGACACCTGTTCGCCGGAAGACTTCATCGTTGACGGCTTCACCTTTGGACTGGCACCGCGTCCCCGGGGAACGCTGCTGCTCGATCCCGACAGCAAAGCACTGTCGCTCAAAGTTCAGACTGAAGGTGCCGCGATCCGCGATCCCCTCTGGAACAATCTGGAAGACGTAAAAACGCCACAGATGATCCAGAAAAACAGACTGCGTTCTTATCCCCGTGCCGGCCGGACACTCCGGACTCCCACGTTCGAAGTCAAAGGTTCCGTCGCGTACCGCGTCAAGGGTTCCTGTTGGGTCTATGCCTGTGTTGATTCACACCGCCTGCTCTTTGGTCCCCTGCACGGGTCCACTCTGAAAAAAGTTGACGCTGACAAGGCCGGTAAGCCTTTGTGGGTCTTCCATGATCTCTCCCGCTATAACGGACATCGCGTGCACCTCGAGTTCACGCCCATCGGCAAAGAGCCACTCGAAGTCTATCAGGTCAAATATGCAGCCAAGTTCCCTGAGCCCGATCTGACCTCGATCAGTCTCCAGACGCCCCAGGTGCAACAGGCCTTCACAGACGCGTTTCAGGAATTCTGTGACACGACGGACAAACCTTCTTCTCAGACGACTGCATTGATCAACTGGATTCTCGCCCATCCCGATCTGTTCTCCGATCCGGAAGATTCCGACAGGAAAGCCCTGCAGCAGTCGATCCGCGATTATCAGTCCGAGCGCGATCAACTGCAGAAACGGATTCAAAACAAATCCCGCACCGCGATGGCCATCATGGATGGCAGTGCTGAGAACGACCACGTCCTGATTCGGGGCAGCCACCAGAATCAGGGCCCTGTTGTGGAACGTCGCTTCCTGGAAGCCCTCGAAGGAACCAGTCCCCAGGTTACCGGCAGCGGACGTCTGGAACTGGCCCGGGAAATCAACGATCCCGCCAATCCGCTGACACACCGCGTGATTGTCAACCGCATCTGGGCACATCTGTTTGGACGGGGAATCGTCCCCAGTGTCGATAACTTCGGCGTTTTGGGCGAGCGTCCTTCGCATCCGGAACTGCTCGACTTCCTGGCACTGAAATTCCTGGAGCAGGACCGTTCGATCAAACAGATGATCAAGTACCTGGTCCTCTCGAAAACTTACCAGCAGGCCAGTCAGACATCCCTGGATGTCGCCGAGATCGATCCGGACAATGTTCTGCTTTACAAAATGCCGCTGAAGCGACTCGAAGGTGAAGCGATCCGCGACGCCCTGCTCAGTATCTCGGGAAGACTGCAACCTGAACTGTTCGGCCCCTCGGTTCCCATCCATCTCACGAAGTTCATGGATGGACGCGGCAAGCCACCGGTTAACGGCCCCCTGGATGGAGACGGCAGACGTTCCATCTATATCCAGGTCCGTCGTAATTTTCTCTCGCCGATGATGCTCGCTTATGATACTCCCAGCCCCTTCAGCACGATGGGCCGCCGCAACGTCTCCAACGTTCCCGCTCAGGCTCTGATCATGATGAACGATCCGTTCGTGATTCAGCAGGCTCGCCTCTGGGGAGAACATATCACCAAGAATCCCAAATTGACATCAGATCAGGAACGTATCCGCTGGATGTATGAATCGGCCCTGGGGCGCCCACCGGCGCAGGCCGAGTTACAGGCCGCGGAGCAGTTCCTGCAGGCTCAGAGAACGACAAACCCGGCAGCACAACCCGCAGAAACCTGGGGGGAGCTGGGACATGTCATCTTTAATCTCAAAGAATTTATCTACGTCTTCTAA
- a CDS encoding DUF1501 domain-containing protein: MLTLLGKDQARGSFCDRLSRRNFLQIGSLGLSGLTLPRLLQAESQSEKPKRQKSVIMIYLVGGPPHQDMIDLKPEAPKEIAGPWRPIATNVPGIEICEAFPRMARMMDKMVLVRSIVGSQSGHDAIQCFNGHNPRKLTPQGGWPQFGSTVAKIQGPYVESAPPFISLCYPCTHGPYNEPGPGFLGLSESPFRPMGPTRHDMVLNGISLERLADRKQLLQSIDNFKREADASGMMTGLDTFTEQAMGVLTSSQLAEALDLSQEDPETVKRYGTGDPTVFIDSNGAPRVPQSMLVARRLIEAGARVVTLNYSKWDWHGGKNNSIFKREAEDFPIFDQCVSALLEDLHQRGLSDDCTVAIWGEFGRTPKISTQVGRDHWPRVNSAILFGGGMQTGQVIGATDRLGGEAVDRPVTFPELFATLYHNLGIDTEHTTLLDFSGRPQYLVEDHARPLPELI, translated from the coding sequence ATGCTGACACTGCTGGGAAAAGACCAGGCACGCGGTTCCTTTTGCGATCGTTTATCCAGGCGCAACTTTCTGCAGATCGGCAGTCTCGGGCTGTCCGGCCTGACACTTCCTCGCCTGCTGCAGGCCGAATCCCAGTCTGAGAAACCGAAACGTCAGAAGTCGGTCATCATGATTTACCTGGTCGGCGGACCGCCCCACCAGGATATGATCGACCTCAAACCAGAGGCCCCCAAAGAAATCGCCGGCCCCTGGCGTCCCATCGCCACCAATGTTCCCGGCATTGAAATCTGTGAAGCGTTTCCCCGCATGGCCCGGATGATGGATAAAATGGTCCTCGTCCGTTCCATCGTCGGCTCCCAGAGCGGACATGACGCCATCCAGTGCTTCAACGGACACAACCCCCGCAAGCTGACTCCCCAGGGAGGCTGGCCTCAGTTCGGTTCGACTGTCGCCAAGATCCAGGGACCTTATGTTGAATCTGCGCCCCCCTTCATCAGTCTCTGCTATCCCTGCACCCACGGACCTTACAACGAACCCGGTCCCGGCTTCCTGGGACTTTCGGAGTCTCCTTTCCGTCCCATGGGCCCGACGCGACACGACATGGTGCTCAACGGCATCTCTCTGGAACGTCTCGCTGATCGCAAACAACTGCTGCAGAGCATCGATAACTTCAAACGCGAAGCTGATGCCTCAGGCATGATGACCGGCCTCGACACCTTTACCGAACAGGCAATGGGCGTTCTCACCTCTTCCCAGTTGGCGGAAGCGCTGGACCTGTCACAGGAAGATCCGGAAACCGTCAAACGATACGGCACGGGAGATCCCACCGTCTTTATCGACAGCAACGGTGCACCGCGTGTGCCACAAAGTATGCTGGTAGCCCGCCGCCTGATCGAAGCTGGCGCCCGCGTTGTGACACTCAATTACAGTAAATGGGACTGGCACGGCGGCAAGAATAACTCCATCTTCAAACGCGAAGCAGAAGACTTCCCCATCTTCGATCAATGCGTGAGTGCCCTGCTCGAAGACCTGCACCAGCGCGGGTTGTCTGATGACTGCACCGTTGCCATCTGGGGCGAATTCGGACGGACTCCCAAAATCAGTACGCAGGTCGGCCGTGATCACTGGCCACGCGTCAATTCCGCCATCCTGTTCGGCGGCGGGATGCAAACCGGTCAGGTGATTGGCGCCACCGATCGCCTGGGAGGCGAAGCCGTCGACCGCCCGGTCACGTTCCCCGAGCTGTTTGCCACTCTGTATCACAATCTGGGTATCGACACAGAGCATACCACGCTCCTCGATTTCAGCGGCCGACCGCAGTACCTGGTCGAAGATCACGCCCGACCACTGCCTGAACTCATCTGA
- a CDS encoding HpcH/HpaI aldolase family protein, translating to MFENKIKTLLSQGEVALGVGMPDASEILAKLSVDTGVDFLWIDLEHRPYSVNEVKHLPIIARRAGCMPMIRVPGLDPIYFKKALDIGANTIMVPQINNAEEARLAVQYAKYPPEGTRGVSPDWTMFMDFSFDDYLPHANEETAIVAQIESPEGIENIEEIAAVDGIDVIFAGPMDLSASLGVIGQIQHPDLLKLLAEIPARAAKANKPAGITFADLDRCREAIDQGYRFVNIGSIASLGGIGIRAVLPELRERVRK from the coding sequence ATGTTTGAAAACAAGATCAAAACACTGCTTTCCCAGGGTGAAGTCGCACTGGGAGTCGGCATGCCCGATGCTTCGGAAATTCTCGCAAAGCTCTCCGTCGACACAGGAGTCGATTTCCTCTGGATCGATCTGGAGCACCGTCCCTACAGCGTCAACGAAGTCAAACACCTCCCGATCATCGCCCGCCGCGCCGGCTGTATGCCGATGATCCGTGTCCCCGGTCTCGATCCGATCTACTTCAAGAAAGCGCTCGATATCGGCGCAAACACGATCATGGTCCCGCAGATCAATAATGCGGAAGAAGCCCGCCTGGCTGTCCAATACGCCAAGTATCCACCCGAAGGAACCCGGGGCGTCTCTCCCGACTGGACCATGTTCATGGACTTCTCCTTCGATGACTACCTGCCACATGCGAATGAAGAAACCGCCATCGTTGCGCAGATCGAATCTCCCGAGGGGATCGAAAACATTGAAGAAATCGCGGCCGTCGACGGCATTGATGTGATTTTCGCCGGCCCGATGGACCTCTCTGCTTCACTGGGTGTCATCGGTCAGATTCAACATCCCGACCTGCTCAAACTGCTTGCCGAGATCCCCGCGCGGGCAGCCAAGGCAAATAAACCCGCCGGCATCACCTTCGCCGACCTCGACCGCTGCCGCGAAGCGATCGACCAGGGTTATCGATTCGTCAATATCGGCTCAATCGCCAGCCTGGGTGGAATCGGCATCCGCGCCGTCCTGCCCGAACTTCGCGAGCGGGTTCGAAAATAA
- the guaA gene encoding glutamine-hydrolyzing GMP synthase → MTESHVSELDAPSQSLLNTRQEELILVLDFGSQTAQLITRRVREQNVFSLLTRADLSAERIKELNPKGIILSGGPASVYGEGAPQPDPAIFDLGIPILGICYGMQLVCASQGCEVRGGESREFGRTPCTVSDHKNLFSGVPTEFIAWMSHGDQVQNLSEHFDSLASTETCQFAAVKHHDKPLYGLQFHPEVTHTEFGGMLLSNFVQKVCGCQGTWKISNLIEQEIENIRARVGDKQVICGLSGGVDSSVVAALLYRAIGSQLSCIFVDNGLLRKGEADEVEHRFGEHFKTDLHVVDAKDLFLSELKGVVDPQEKRKIIGRLFIEVFQEEAKSIKNAHFLAQGTLYPDVIESGANKDGQAATIKLHHNVGGLPEKLGFELIEPLRELFKDEVRQMGHELGLPDELIYRHPFPGPGLAVRCLGEVTEERLKVLREADVIVIEELHKANLYRKTKQAFAVLLPIRSVGVMGDGRTYEDVAAIRAVETDDFMTANWSPLPHEVLERMSTRITNNVRGINRVVYDISSKPPSTIEWE, encoded by the coding sequence ATGACTGAATCCCATGTCTCCGAGCTGGATGCTCCCTCTCAGAGTTTACTGAATACCCGTCAGGAAGAGTTGATTCTGGTTCTGGATTTCGGATCCCAGACCGCTCAGCTGATTACGCGGCGTGTACGTGAACAGAATGTTTTCAGTCTGCTGACACGAGCTGATCTGTCTGCAGAACGGATTAAAGAACTGAATCCAAAGGGGATTATTCTTTCGGGCGGTCCTGCCAGCGTGTATGGCGAAGGGGCTCCGCAGCCCGATCCGGCGATCTTTGACCTGGGTATTCCGATTCTGGGAATTTGCTACGGTATGCAGCTGGTCTGTGCCTCGCAGGGGTGTGAAGTACGGGGCGGAGAGTCCCGCGAATTTGGTCGGACGCCTTGTACGGTCAGCGATCATAAGAATCTCTTTTCCGGCGTACCCACCGAATTCATCGCCTGGATGAGCCACGGCGACCAGGTACAGAATCTGAGTGAGCACTTCGATTCGCTGGCCTCGACCGAAACCTGTCAGTTTGCTGCGGTCAAGCATCACGACAAACCTTTATACGGTTTGCAGTTCCACCCGGAAGTGACACATACCGAATTCGGGGGGATGCTGCTTTCGAATTTCGTACAGAAAGTGTGTGGCTGTCAGGGGACCTGGAAGATCTCGAACCTGATCGAGCAGGAAATCGAAAACATCCGGGCCCGCGTCGGAGACAAACAGGTGATCTGCGGTCTGTCGGGGGGCGTTGATTCCTCCGTCGTTGCCGCATTGTTGTACCGGGCCATCGGATCGCAGCTTTCCTGTATTTTCGTCGATAACGGTCTGCTCCGAAAAGGGGAAGCAGATGAAGTCGAACATCGCTTTGGTGAGCACTTCAAAACCGACCTGCACGTGGTGGATGCGAAAGATCTGTTCCTCTCGGAACTCAAAGGTGTGGTCGATCCCCAGGAAAAACGTAAGATCATCGGCCGCCTGTTTATCGAAGTCTTCCAGGAGGAAGCCAAGTCGATCAAAAACGCCCACTTCCTGGCTCAGGGAACATTGTATCCCGACGTGATTGAGTCAGGGGCCAATAAGGACGGCCAGGCAGCAACTATCAAATTGCACCATAACGTCGGCGGACTGCCTGAAAAACTGGGCTTTGAGCTGATCGAGCCGCTGCGGGAACTGTTCAAGGACGAAGTCCGTCAGATGGGGCACGAACTGGGCCTGCCTGACGAACTGATCTACCGCCATCCCTTCCCCGGTCCCGGACTGGCGGTTCGCTGCCTGGGTGAAGTGACCGAAGAACGTCTCAAGGTTCTGCGTGAAGCTGATGTGATTGTGATCGAAGAACTGCACAAGGCGAATCTCTATCGCAAGACCAAGCAGGCTTTCGCAGTGCTTCTGCCGATTCGTTCTGTGGGCGTGATGGGAGATGGCCGGACCTACGAAGATGTCGCTGCGATTCGTGCCGTCGAGACGGACGATTTCATGACAGCGAACTGGTCTCCGCTGCCTCACGAAGTGCTGGAACGGATGTCGACCCGGATCACCAACAACGTACGGGGGATCAACCGGGTCGTGTATGACATCAGCTCCAAGCCACCCAGCACAATTGAATGGGAATAA
- a CDS encoding PVC-type heme-binding CxxCH protein has protein sequence MVSKRNMFYLAAVCCSGLVLAAGGFYSAATAQKPLADEGDLSKRLKRIPATTPKDSLNGFKLEHDFKLDLVAAEPDVMDPVDACFDENGQMFVAEMRGYPYLPDQVPDYFDRPVRKEAGVIRLLKDTTGDGKMDKSFVFADKITWPTSVCCYDGGVYVIAPPNIYYFKDTDGDNKADIRKTIFTGLRTNNVQGLANNMKWSLDNHIYFAGGTNGGSILKDGKEVIPAGRRDLKLNPKTQELEPVSGGSQFGHSMDDWGNRFVCSNSNHIQHVVYPSHYLKRNAYLAVPGVLRTAARKGAAAPVYRQSPPEPYRVVRTARRAADPNFRKRLSPTELVATGFFTSATGVTIYRGGAYPEKYQGNAFIGDVGGNLIHRKTMGSQGATYVASRADENTEFVTSPDNWFRPVNFVNAPDGTLWVLDMYRETIEHPFSIPEDIKRHLDLESGHDRGRIYRLLGPNGKVFPVQKLGKLPVDQLVLQMESPNSWNRETAQRLIWERQDKAAVPHLVKLFKTSDKPLARLHALWTLDGLNALDAELLLTALKDPEPGIREHAIRLSEKQAQENPQLAEAVLALVDDPEYRVQLQLAFSLGEFDKQTAITGLTKLVNSPVYDGDMQVAVLTSSADIAGPLAVNFLKAAKNNPSGSKQSLVTELLRIAGAKKETADAVAVLEYVSDDSVPLAQKQLVLGALGEGLGRRGASLATLIKDKQLDPAVKARFDKMVEDAVAIAEDEEKPVADRVAAVRLLGFFDFSAGGEVLSEVLNPRSSPKIQLAAVEALSRMEHEDVSDALLANWSGFSPAVRIEVIDALLGSTGRIDSLLKAIQNKQVRLNEIARDKKDLLMNHPNKTIRKQAQKVLGSDVNSDRAKIVKSYEPALEMDGDAERGLAIYKKNCAGCHKVGDMGHNVGPNMATTKNKSDHDLLIAILDPSREAQSNYNTYTVVTEQGKLFTGIIAAETATSYTIRRAEGKEDIILRNNIDTLLSNGVSLMPNGLEKEITPQQMADLLKFIKTLEAPAEKK, from the coding sequence ATGGTTTCCAAGAGAAACATGTTCTATCTGGCAGCGGTCTGTTGTTCCGGTCTGGTACTGGCGGCGGGCGGCTTTTATTCCGCGGCGACGGCACAGAAGCCCCTGGCCGACGAAGGAGATCTCTCCAAACGCCTGAAGCGGATTCCCGCCACCACTCCTAAAGACAGTTTGAACGGGTTCAAGCTGGAGCACGATTTCAAACTGGACCTCGTGGCTGCGGAACCGGATGTCATGGACCCGGTCGATGCCTGCTTTGATGAAAACGGACAGATGTTCGTTGCAGAAATGCGGGGCTATCCTTATCTGCCGGATCAGGTTCCCGATTATTTCGATCGCCCCGTCAGAAAGGAAGCGGGTGTAATTCGACTGCTGAAAGATACCACTGGTGACGGCAAAATGGACAAAAGCTTTGTCTTCGCCGACAAGATCACCTGGCCGACTTCCGTCTGCTGTTATGACGGAGGCGTGTATGTGATCGCGCCGCCGAATATCTACTATTTCAAAGATACCGACGGAGACAACAAAGCGGATATCCGCAAGACCATCTTCACCGGCCTGCGGACCAACAACGTTCAGGGACTGGCCAACAACATGAAATGGAGCCTGGACAACCACATCTATTTCGCCGGGGGAACCAATGGCGGTTCGATCCTGAAAGATGGGAAAGAAGTCATTCCCGCCGGTCGTCGTGACCTGAAACTCAATCCGAAAACTCAGGAACTGGAGCCGGTGTCTGGTGGATCTCAGTTCGGCCACTCCATGGACGACTGGGGCAACCGGTTTGTCTGCAGTAACAGCAACCACATTCAGCACGTCGTCTATCCGAGTCATTACCTGAAGCGGAATGCCTATCTGGCTGTCCCGGGCGTGCTGCGTACCGCTGCCCGCAAAGGGGCGGCTGCTCCCGTTTATCGCCAGAGCCCTCCGGAACCTTATCGTGTTGTGCGGACCGCCCGTCGGGCCGCCGATCCGAATTTCCGCAAACGTCTGTCTCCGACCGAACTGGTGGCAACCGGTTTCTTCACCTCGGCGACAGGGGTAACTATTTACCGGGGTGGCGCGTATCCGGAAAAATATCAGGGGAATGCTTTTATCGGTGATGTGGGCGGCAACCTGATTCACCGCAAGACGATGGGCTCTCAAGGCGCCACTTATGTCGCTTCCCGTGCGGATGAAAATACTGAATTTGTGACCTCTCCGGATAACTGGTTCCGTCCTGTGAACTTTGTCAACGCTCCGGATGGAACGCTGTGGGTACTGGACATGTACCGCGAAACCATCGAGCATCCGTTCTCGATTCCTGAAGATATCAAACGGCATCTCGACCTGGAAAGCGGACACGATCGCGGCCGCATTTATCGTCTGCTGGGACCCAATGGTAAGGTCTTCCCCGTTCAGAAACTGGGTAAGCTGCCCGTCGATCAGCTGGTGCTGCAGATGGAATCTCCCAACAGCTGGAACCGGGAAACCGCGCAGCGGCTGATCTGGGAGCGTCAGGATAAAGCAGCCGTTCCGCACCTGGTGAAACTGTTCAAGACCTCTGACAAGCCACTGGCACGTCTGCATGCATTGTGGACGCTGGACGGGCTGAACGCTCTGGACGCTGAGCTGTTGTTGACGGCCCTGAAAGATCCGGAGCCAGGCATCCGTGAGCATGCAATTCGTCTGTCTGAAAAACAGGCTCAGGAAAACCCGCAACTGGCGGAAGCCGTACTGGCGCTGGTGGACGATCCGGAATACCGGGTGCAGTTACAACTGGCATTCTCACTGGGAGAATTCGACAAACAGACCGCGATTACCGGTCTGACAAAACTGGTCAATTCACCGGTCTACGATGGTGATATGCAGGTGGCAGTTCTGACCTCTTCCGCGGACATTGCTGGTCCTCTGGCGGTCAACTTCCTCAAAGCGGCCAAGAACAATCCCTCTGGCAGTAAGCAGTCTCTGGTAACAGAGTTGCTGCGAATTGCAGGGGCGAAAAAAGAGACTGCAGATGCAGTAGCAGTGCTGGAATATGTCTCCGATGATTCCGTACCCCTGGCTCAGAAACAGCTGGTGCTGGGAGCTCTGGGTGAAGGTCTGGGACGTCGTGGTGCTTCGCTGGCAACCCTGATCAAAGACAAGCAGCTCGACCCGGCTGTGAAAGCACGCTTCGACAAGATGGTCGAAGATGCTGTTGCGATCGCAGAAGACGAAGAGAAGCCTGTTGCCGATCGGGTCGCTGCCGTGCGACTGCTGGGATTCTTTGATTTCAGTGCCGGCGGTGAAGTGCTTTCCGAAGTCCTGAATCCACGGTCTTCTCCCAAAATTCAGCTGGCAGCAGTTGAGGCTTTGTCACGGATGGAGCACGAAGACGTGAGTGATGCTCTACTGGCCAACTGGTCTGGTTTCAGCCCGGCTGTACGGATCGAAGTCATTGATGCCCTGCTGGGTTCTACGGGGCGGATCGACAGTCTGCTGAAGGCGATTCAGAACAAGCAGGTCAGGCTGAACGAGATTGCCCGCGACAAGAAGGACCTGCTGATGAATCACCCCAATAAGACGATTCGCAAGCAGGCTCAGAAGGTACTGGGCAGCGATGTAAACAGCGACCGTGCTAAAATCGTGAAGAGTTACGAACCTGCCCTGGAAATGGACGGGGATGCCGAGCGTGGTCTGGCGATCTATAAGAAGAACTGTGCCGGCTGCCACAAGGTAGGGGACATGGGGCATAACGTTGGACCAAACATGGCAACGACCAAGAACAAGTCCGATCACGACCTGTTGATCGCCATTCTGGATCCGAGTCGGGAAGCCCAGTCGAACTATAACACCTACACGGTTGTGACCGAGCAGGGGAAACTGTTCACGGGGATTATCGCCGCGGAAACAGCCACCAGCTACACGATTCGTCGTGCGGAAGGCAAGGAAGATATTATTCTGCGGAACAATATCGATACCCTGCTGTCCAATGGTGTATCACTAATGCCGAATGGTCTGGAAAAAGAGATCACTCCGCAACAGATGGCTGATCTGCTGAAATTTATCAAGACTCTGGAAGCACCTGCTGAGAAGAAGTAG